Within the Thermodesulfobacteriota bacterium genome, the region ACCGGCTCGCCGGCCTTGCGGCCGTTGGGCAAGGCGCCGATATAAAGGCCCTCCAGCACGTGCATGCCGTAAGAGAAAAAGCTCGGCCGGAAGGGACCGTTGCGGATGGAGCGTCTGGCCGTCACCTGGTCGCAGAAAAAAGCGCACACCTCGGCCGCGATAGCGTCGGCGCCCGGGTTGTCGGCGCCGTATTTGGGCGCCTGATGAAGCAGCCGCTGGCGGAACACCTCCTGGTTTTCAAAATTGGCGTCCAGCATGTCGAGCAGGGCCGGCATGGTAAGGAGTTTCCGGTCAAAGACCATGTCCCTGACCGCGGCCAGGGAATCCACGGCCGTGCCCAGGCCCCGGCCGCTGATGGAAGCAAAATTATATTTCGCCCCGCCGCGGGTCATGTCCCGGGCATTGTCCACGCACCCGGTCAGGGTGGCGGAAATATAGGGGTTGTGAAACTCCCTGCCGTACACCTCGTCCTTGAGGTTCACTGCCCGGGCCACGGTATCCACCATGAAGGCCACCTGCTGTTTGAAGGCGTTCATCAGGTCGTCAAAAGTCGTAAACTTTCTGGCATCGCCGGTGGCCGGGCCGATGCGCTTGCCCATGACCCGCAGCCGGCCGTTGTTCAAGGCCATTTCCACGGCCGCGGCCAGGGAGATGTCGTTGCCCGAGGTGCAGCCGAAAGTATCGCCGTCGCCGGTGGGCTCCACGCACCCGATAACACCATAATTGCGGGCCTCGGCGGTCGGCATGCCGCAGCATTCCAGGGCCCGGACCACCATTTCATCGTTGAACAGGGCCGCCCCGGAAGTGCGGCGAAAGGTGGCCAGGGCTTTTTTCCAGAACCAGTCCGGATTTTTTTCAGACAACCGGATGGTGAAGCTGTTGCCCAGGGATTTAACGTTGGCAAAGGCGTCCAGGATGATGCCGGACAGTTCGTTGGCCGCGTCCCGGCCGTCGGCATCCACGCCGCCCACGGTGGGTACGCAGCTGTCCGAGCCCAGCTCGTTGCCGGTATTCTTGCCGACATAAGGCAGAATCATGAGATTGGCGGCGCACTTGATCAGCAGCTCTTCCATGAGCCGGAGGGCCTGATCGCCGGTCAGCGTGCCGGCCGCCTTGTCCTGCGCGTACCAGGGATAAAGGTACTGGTCGAAACGGCCGATGGCCAGGATGCCGACCATGCCGTGGGACACCAGTCCGCCGACCAGGGTCAGCCACATGGCCTGCACCGCTTCATGAAAATTCCGGGGCGGATTCATGGGCACGTGCCGGCAGCGGTCGGCCATGGCCAGGAGCCGGGCTTTGTTTTCCGGGTCGGGGGACGCGGCTGCCTTGTCCGCGGCCAGGGCCGCGAAACGGTTGGCCAGGACCTCAATGGCTTCACAACTGATGATGACACCCTCCAGAAAACCGGCGCCGTCCGCGTCGTTTTCCCGCCGCGCCTGTTCCAGCCGCCGTTCGGCCCGGGCCTTTACCCCGGCAAACCCTTCGGCCAGAATATTGCGCAGTCCCAGAATCAGATGCCCCTGCACGTCAAACACGTTCATGACCATGGCCGGATTGTTGTGCAGCACTTCCTGCATTCCCTTCAGGGCGTATCCCAGACCCGTTCCCGGTACGCCGGTAAATTTTCTCAATCGGCCCAGGTTCAGGGCTTTTTTACGTTTGATGAGACTGAAAGGATTGATGGCCGGTTTGAAGTCCAGGCCGTTAACCTTCCAGGCGGTTTTCTTGCGGTCCCGAACGGTCCGGCCTTTCCAGTAGGGCAGGATGTCCTGCTCCAGAATTCTGCGGTCTTCGGGGTCGATGTGAAACGGCTGGCGATTGCGTTTGAGCAGCGGGTCCAGCTCCATGTCCAGAATGACGTTGACGTCCCCGCGCTCCACGGGCAAGACCACGCCCAGTGTTTTGCTGGAGCGGTTGCCCGCGATCTGCTCGCCGTCCAGGAGGTAGAGCGCCATATGCGACAGGGTGTGATGCAGGGCCCTGGCGGCCCTGATGGAGGGGTGTTGGCCTTCGGTTTGACGGAAACTTTCCGTGTAATATTTTGCCCGCTCAAGGCAGATTTCGTAGTCGGCGTTGAGGATCAGGTCTTTATAACATTGATTGAAAGGATGGATGTCGGTCATGGCGGCTTTCTTCTGCTGAAGGGATTCAAAACACATACATAATCATAATACCATGCCTGTTGATTTTGTTCCATTGCCATTCCCGGCGGATCAAAGATGAAAGGCGGAATCCGGCGCAAGGGTTTTGCGTTGACATTTTTTATTGTTCTGCCCTATAAAAATTATCGTACCGATATTGCAACGCTTTCAACCAGGCTGACGGCCATTTATTCAATAAGGAGGCCCCCTTATGGCAACGCTGTCCGATACCGCCCTGCAGGTTCGAAAAACCCTCATGGACCATATTCTGGCCCACGGCACCTGTCCTGCCGTGGCGGAGCTGAGCCGGCGGCACAATATGACCGTGGAGGCCATGTCCGCCATCCTTCATGACCTGGAAGCGGCCCTGGTCGTCGCCCTTCAGACCGAGGCCCACGCCCGGCAGGAGACGTTTCAGGACGAACCCGTGGACGGGGGGCTGCCCAAGGCCGGCGAAATTTTTTATGTGCGGCCGTTTGCCGCCTTTAAAAATCACTACCGGATCAGCGTGGACGGGGTGCAAAAATGGTACGGCGAATGCGCCGTGGAATGCTGCGGTATCTCATCCATGTTTCCGGGAAAAGAGGTCGTGGTGGAGTCGCGCTGCCGTCAGACCGGCGAGCCGGTCCGGCTGGTCGGCCGGGACGGAGCGCTGATCAATTTTTCGCCCGCCACCCTGGTGGTGCACTTCGGCTTTCCGTTGCGGAAGCTGCCCGATAATGTCGTGGGCTGGTGCGATTTTAACAGCTTTTTCGCTTCCGAAGCCGCGGCCCGGGATTGGCAGAACAATCATCCCGGCGTCAAAGGTGCCCTGCGGGACCCGGAAACCACCGCCCGGTTTGTCGGCATCGTGGCCGAGGGCCGGTTGGATTACGACTACAAGCTGACCCTGCCCCTGTCCAGGATGGTGTTTCAACCCCGCCGGCACGGATTCACCAAACAGATCCCCGGCCTGGGGTTCCATTTTTTCGATCCGTTTTTCCTGCCCACGCCGGGCATGCTGCTGTCCATGCGCCGCCACGGTCTGAAGCCGTTTATGCGCATCACCTTCTGATGCCGAATCAGGCGCCTTCGCCGACGGTCTTGAACTTCTCTTTGGGCGCGCCGCAGACCGGGCAGTTATCCGGCGCTTTCTTGTCGCTCACATACCCGCAGACCTGGCAGACATAATAGGCGCTGACCTTGTCCTTGATGACGTCGTAAATGGCCCGTTCATAAAGCTTGGCGTGATAGGACTCCGCGTCCCGGGCATGGCTGAACACCTGGGCCGCGACGGTTTCCCCTTCGTCCTCGGCGTCCTTGATGAAATCCGGATAAACGTTTTCGCTGACGGTTTTTTCCCGCTGAAAGGAATTTTCCAGGTTGGTATCCGTGTCCTTGACGACCAGGTCCTTGACCAGGGAAAGCTGTCGGGTGGCATGAACCCGCTCGGCTTCGGCAATGGCCCGGAACAGCAGGGCCATCTGGGGGATCTCTTCCTGCTCGGCTTTTTCGGCATAGGCGAGCAGCCGGAAATAGGCCTTGGCTTCGCCGACAAAGGCGGTATACACATTGCTTCTGGTTTTTTCTTTCATCGCGCCTCCTATGTTTTAGACCAACCGACCACGTATTCCTCGTAAGTGGCCGGTTCTTCCAACAGGATGTCCAGCTCGGCGTCCAGTTCCCGGCGGCGTTCGTTTTTTTGCCACTGGTGCCAGGAATCCAGACTCTGCCACGTTCCGATGACCAGCATCCGGCACGGATCACCCGGCCGGGTCAGGGTTTCACCGGATATGTAGCCGGGCTGGGTCAAGGCCGCCCCCCGCAGGTTGTGCAGCAATTCGATGACTTCCGGGGTGAACTCCTGTTTAAAATGCCTTTTGATGAGGATTTTCGCCAGCATGAAACACCTCCGTATTATAAGGTAACCTCGTTTCATGATCGTTTGAACCAACGGGCCGCTGAATATGTTTTAACAAAGGCCCCGCCGCGAATCAAGCAAAACGTCCCGGCCTCGTGTTTTGCGGAGGTTGAATTCTTTTGACATCATCGGCGGCCATGGATAAACTTTTTCATCAACCGGATATCTCCTTATCCGTTGCGGGGAGGCGGAAATGGCACGCATTGAAACCGATGTGGTCGTGGTCGGAACCGGGCCGGGCGGCGCTACCGTGGCCCGGCAACTGGCCGGACAGGGCAGGGACGTGGTGCTGGTGGAACGCGGCACCTGGAACCAGTGGGCGGTGGGCCGTTACGCCTCGCTGCTGACCATCAACAAACTGGTCCGGCCCAGGGGCGGCGGACTGATGGCCCGGGGCATCACCGTGGGCGGCTCGTCGGTGGTGTACAACGGCAACGCCTATGACCCGCCGTCTTGGCTGAAAACGGAACTGGGCATCGATCTTTCCGAGGAGACCCGCCAGACCAAGGAGGAGTTGATGATCGCGCCCCTGCCCGAATCGTTTTATAGAAAATGGCCCTGCACCCTGCGACTGGTGGAAGCGGCCGCGGACGTCGGCATTCAGCTCGTCCCCCAGCAGAAGTTCATCGATCCCGGCAAATGCCATCCTTCCTGCGACGACTGCATGCTGGGTTGCCGCCGCGGGGCCAAGTGGACGGCCCGGAGTTATGTGCAGGAGGGTGAACAAAACGGTGCCAGGCTGTTTACCGGCGCGTTCGTCGACAGGGTCATCATCGAAAACGGCGCCGCTCGTGGAATTTTCGTAAAATCCCCCCATGTGGATGAAATCCGCGCTAATAAAATCGTCATTTCCGCCGGCGGCATCGGCACCCCGGCCATCCTGCTTCGCTCCGGCATAAAAAAAGCGGGAGAAGGCTTTTTCATCGATCCCATGAACGTGGTCTACGCCATCGGCCGGGAGCTGGGGCCGAAAAACGAAATGACCTTCTGCTTTGCCTCGGAGCAGTTCGTGGAAACGGAAGGGTTCCTGGTGGGCACCATCGGCGCGCTGCCGGTCTTCGGCAACAAGATGCTGCGCCTGGCCAAATCCATGGGAACCGCTGCCGTCACCGGCAGGTTGCCCCGGGTCATGGGCATGTTTACCAAGATCGGGGACTCGCCCGGCGGAACCATCAGTATCAGGGAAAAAATCACCAAGCCTTATCTGCCCGAAGACCGGGAACGGTTTGTGCGGGGCACCGAAGCCTGTAAAAAAATCATGCTCAAAGCCGGGGCCGATCCGGACACCTTCATGGTCGATCACAATGTCGGCGGACACCCCGGCGGTACGGCCGCCATCGGGCGGGTGGTGGACGATCATCTGGAAGCGTTCGCGGCCAAAAATCTGTTTGTCTGCGACGCTTCGGTCTTTCCCCGTTCGCCGGGAAGGCCGCCCACCCTGACCCTTATCGCCCTGGCCAGGCATCTGGCCAAAACACTGTAATTTACCGGGGCGTTTTACTGCATCGGGCCGTTGCCGGGCGGGCCTGTTCCCTGGCCCTAAAAATCAATTACAGACCGCCGGCGGCCATTGTCGGAGGGGTGGCAAAAAACACCGGCGTGATGCACCATCTCCGGCAACTTCTGTCATCCGAAATCACCCCCCTGCCCGTGGACCCCGGAATCGTCGGCGCCATGGGCGCGGCCCTGCTGGCCCGAAATCCGCTATCAAAGTGAGCCGGCGGATTTTCGCCCGGATTCCAGCCAGTCATAAATGGTCGGCAGGACAATCAGCGTCAAAACCGTGGACGTGACCAGCCCGCCCATGACCACTACCGCCAGCGGCTTCTGAATATCCGCCCCCGATCCTGTCGCGTAAAGCATGGGAAGATGCCCGATGAAGCTGGTCAGGGCCGTCATCAGAAGCGGTCTGAAGCGTAAATCGCAGCCGATCCGGACCGTTTCAGCAACGCTTTTGCCGCTTTGACGGAGCTGGCTGAAAAAGGACATGAGTACCACGCCGTTCTGCACCGCGATGCCCAGCAGGACGATAAAGGAAACCGCGGCGGAAACGGAAAGCGGCATGCCGAAAACCCAGATTGCGATGACCCCCCCGACCAGGGCAAAGGGCAGGTTCAGAATCACCAGCAAAGAATCCCTGATCGATCCCAGCGCCAGATAAAGAAGCAGAAGGATCAGAACCAGCGCGATCGGCACCACGATGGCCAGACGTCGCATGGCCCGCTGCTGGTTTTCAAACTGGCCGCCATACTCCAGAAAATACCCGGCGGGAAGCTCCCGTTCCATGCCGGCCAGTTGTTCTTTTACTTCCGCCACAAATCCGCCCAGATCCCGGCCCCTGATATTGACCTCAACGGCTACCCGGCGCATGCCCTTTTCCCGGGTGATCTGGGCCGGGCCTTCCACTGTTGCGATATCGGCGATCCGGTTCAGCGGCACGCGCGCGCCACCGGCCCCGGGAACCATGAGGCCCGCGATGGCAGTCATGTCGTTGCGGACATGCTCCGGAAATTTTACCACGGCGGCGATTCGCTTCTGGCCTTCCGCGACTTGTGTGGCCACGCGTCCGGCCAGGGCGGTTTCCACGACTTCATTTATATCCGCCACATTAATCCCGAACCGGGCCATCTCCCGCCGGTTATAGGCGATCTCGATCTGTTCCATTCCCGAGACCTGCTCCACCCTGACATCCCGGGCACCGGGAACGGCGTTGAGTTTCCCGGCGATACGGTCTGAAAATCCCTTCAGTTTTTCCAGGTCCTCGCCATATATCTTTACCGCCAGATCGCTTTTCACGCCGGAGATCAGTTCGTTGACCCGCAGGGCAATGGGCTGCGAGAAGGAGAGACGGACACCGGGAACGGTCGACAGTTCCTTCTGGATTGCATCCACCAGCTCCGTTTTGGTCCTGCCCGTTTTCCATGCTTTCACGGGTTTTAACATGATGAAGAGATCGGTCTGTTCCGGTCCCATGGGATCTTCCGAAATTTCGGCCCGGCCGGTTTTGCTAATTACAGTTACGACTTCGGGAAAATTCTTCAGCAGCCGTTTTTCCATAAAAGTCGCCACATCCCTGGAACCGTCCAGTGAGGCATTGGGCAGGCGAACCACATTAACGGCAATGGCGCCTTCGTCCAGGTGGGGGATGAATTCCGTCCCGATCCGGGGGATGAGCAGCGCCGCGAAAAGAATGCTCAGCAGCGACAGTCCCACCGTCAGCTTTGTTTTTTTGCGGGCCGCGGTCAGCAGCCGCAGATAGCCGTTATGAAATTTCCGGATGAAAGAAAATTGCTTCTCCCTTTCCTGTTTCAACACCATTTCCGACAAAACCGGCACGATGGTCAGGGCCACCACCAGGGAAACCAGAATGGCGATAATCATGGTCAGCGTCAGCGGCAGAAACATTTTTCCCTCGATGCCCTGAAGCGTGAACAGGGGAACCAGCACGATCACGATGATCAAAATGGAAAAGGCCACCGGGCGCGCCACTTCCCGCAGGGCTTCCACAACGATCTGCCGGCGGAGACCGTTGTCGGTCTGTTCGGCAAAATGCCGCCGGATATTCTCGACGATGACAATGGAAGCATCCACCACCATGCCCACGGAGAAAGCCAGCCCGCCCAGGCTCATGAGATTGGAACTGATACCCGCCCAGCCCATGATGATAAAGGAGGCCAGAAAGGTGAGGGGAAGGGAGGCCACGACAATCAGGGCGGTCCGGAACTCGGCCACGAACAGGAACAGGATGAAAATGACAAAAACGGCGCCTTCGGTCAGCGCTTTCATGACGGTATGGATACAGGCTTCTATCAGGGCCGTGCGGTCGTAAAAGACGTTGATCCGGGCGCCCGCAGGAAGGCTGTTCTGGATTTCCGGAATGGCCGCCTTCACCCGGGCGACCACGTCCTTTGAATTTTCCCCGCGCAGCATGATGACCATGCCCGCCACCGCTTCGCCCTTGCCGTCCCGGGTCACCGCTCCCTGTCTGGGTTGCGGGCCGATTTCCACTGCCGCCACATCCCCGACATGAACCGGTATGCCGTCATGGGCGGAGATGACGATGCCGGCAATATCGCCGATACCGGTCAGCTGTCCGAGGCCCCGGATATAGGTCTGCTCGTCGCCGCGGACGATAACGCCTCCGGCGGCGTTGGCGTTATTGTTTCCCACCGCCTCCACCACGTCCCGCAGGGTCAGGTTATATTTGAGCAGGGCATCCGGATTCACCAGAACGTGATACTGACGGACAAAGCCGCCGAAGCTGTTGACCTCGTTGACTCCCCGGAGCGGCTTCAGGCGGGGGGCAACAAGAAAGTCCTGGAGGCTGCGCAATTCCATGGACGACAGGCTTTCGCTGTCCAGGGTGTACTGGAAGATCTCTCCAAGGCCGGTGCTGATGGGACCCAGCTCCGGTTCAACCGCCGGCGGCAGGCTGGACCGGGCCAGCTGAATCCGCTCGAATACCTGCTGCCGGGCAAAATAAATATCCACGTCATCTTCAAAAACCACCGATACCTGGGAAAGCCCGGCCTTGGAAAGAGAACGGACCGAAACCATGCCGGGGACGCCGCCCATCTGCTGTTCGATGGGATAGGTCACCTGTTGTTCGATATCAGCCGCCGACAATCCTTCGGCTTCCGTCAGGACCATGACCTGAACAGTGGTCACGTCCGGAAAAGCGTCGATGGGAAGCCTCGTCCAGGCGAGGGTCCCGACCAGAATGATCAGGCCGGTAACGGTCAGGGTCAGAAACCGGAACCGGAGAATTCCTTCAAATAGTTTCGTCATGTTTTTTCTCCTAATCCGCGCAGCCCGCGCCCATTTTTTCCCTGAGCACGTCCGATTTCAGCAGAAACGAACCGTCGGCGATCACTGCCTGATCCCTGGCAAGGCCCTGGCGGATCTCCGTGAAGCCCCCGGAACTGTCGCCGGTTTCCACCGGACGTCGGACCCAGTATTCGCCGTCCTTGTGGACAAAGACAAACGTCCGCCCTTCATCGGAAAGTACCGCCCTGTCCGGAACCGCCAGAACGGCAGTGCCGGCGGTCCGGGAGATTACGTCCACGTTGACGAACATACCGGGCCGCAGGCGTCCGTCGGGATTCTTCACGCTGACCCGCGCCCGGATGGTCCGCGTGGTTTCATCCATTTTTCCGGAAACCGCCTCCAGCGTTCCCGGCAGGACGACGCCGTTTCCTCCCGGCGATCGGATCTCACAGGGAATAGGGCCGCCGGAAAGCGAAAGGGACTGGGCATCGGCTTCCCGGATATCGGCGTTGATCCACACTTCGGATATGTCGGAAACGAGCATGACCTCCTGTCCGGCCTCCACCCGGTCTCCGGGGCCGGCAAACCGCTCCAGGACCATGCCGTCAATGGCCGCGGGTATCCGCAGAATGCCGTTGACGGCCGCCGGGCTGGCCGCGGCCAGGGATTCGATATCACCGGCAGATAGCCCCATCCGTTCCAGCCGGGAGCGCGAGCCGGCCAGTTCGATTTCCGCCTCCATCTGTCGGTTCCTGGCCTCCAGCACCTCCACTTCCGCGGCGATTTTTTTGGCAAACAGACCGGCTTCGCGTTCGGCGGTCCGGCCCGCCAGAGTCGCGGCGGCAGCTTTCTTCAGATAATCCGCCCTGGCTTCGGCCGCCTCCGGGCTGTCGATTTCAAAAAGCGCCTCTCCTCTGGATACCCGTCCGCCGATATCGGTCATGATCTTTCGAATGACGCCGGAAACCACGCTCGCCGCCCGTACGGATTTCAGGTCGTTGGTGACCACTTCGCCGGTCAGGGATAACGGCCGGCCCATGGTTCGTTCTTCCGGTAGGGCCGTGGACACAAGGCCGTCGCGGCCGTCCGCGAAAAAAATTTGGTCGGACAGCTTGACGACGCCCAGTTCATACCGGCACTCGTCACAGGTATAGTGGGGAATGTCATGTTCACAGACAGCGGCCCACAGGTCCTCCAGGGTTCGGTCAAGGTCAGATGTCTCGCCCGCAGCGCAGTGGTCATGGGTGTCGGCATGCTCGTGCGCGGCTTCCGCGTGTTCATCGGCCGGCCGGCCGGAAGAGGATTCGGCGTGGTTGTTTATTAATGAAAACCCGACACCCGCTGCCATCAGCAGGGCCAAAACCGCTATGATCAATGGTAGTTTTTTCATATGTTCTCCTTACCGGGGTAAATTGACGGATGAAGGTGGTTCATGTATTTCACGGCCGATCAGACGTTCGATGTCCGCTTTTGATTTATGATAGTCGGCAATGGCGGAGACATATTGCCGTCTGACTTCAACATAAGCTCTCCGGGTTTCCAGAACCGCGATATAATTGATCTTGCCCTCGCGGTATCCTTCCCTGGCCGCCGAAAACGCGGTCTCAGCCGCCGGAATTGCCGTTGTTGCGAGGGATTCAGCGGTTGAAAAGGAGGCTGTCAGGGTCTGGTACGCCTCACCCAGATCATTTTCCGCCTTCAGGATGGCGGCTTTCCGGCTCAGCCGGATTCCGGCCAGGTCCGATCGCGCTTCCCGGGTGGCTCCCTGATTACGATCGAATACCGGAACGGGCAGGGACAGGCTCATGACAAAGGCGGTATCGTCGGATTCATTAAAATAGCGGGGTCCGGCAGCGACCGTCAGATCGGGGATCCGCTCCGCGTCGGCCATCCGGATCCGCATCCGTTGGATTTCCTCTTCCGTATCCCAACGAACGATGTCCGGGTTCCGGATCATCTCCGCCGTCAGGCTGCCCAGGGGCGGTGGCGGCGCCGGGGTGGCAAGGTCGGCGACCGCTTTTTCAAATTCCGGCCGGGCGCGTCCCCAGGTCGCGGCCAGCCGTTTCCGGGCGGTTTCCAGCATCCGTTCCGCCTGCTCATGGTCGATCCGCGCGGTTGCCATGGTGACCTGCGCCTGGATCTCTTCGATGGGCGCTACTTTGCCCGACTTGACCCGTTCGGCCGCGACCTGATAAGCGTCCGCCGCAACCGCTGAGATTTCTCCGGCGATGGCGCAGTCTTCCTGGGCCGCGATAACGTCCCAGAAAGATTTGATGATACCGGCCTGTACCTCCAGGCGCCTGCTTTCGTACTCCTGCAGGGCGGTCTCTTTTTCGAGTTCCGCGGTCTGTTTTCTAACGGCGCGTTTTCCGCCCAGTTCGAATGTCTGGCGGATCTGAAGGGTGGTTTCCGCGCCGTCAAATTTTTCAAGCCCGTTGTCGCCACCGAAATTTTCAATGGCCGCCTCCAGTTCAGGGTTGGGCAGCAGGCCCGCCTGGATTCTTCTTGCCTCCGCCGCGCGTACCGTCCATGAACAGGAGGCCAGTTCGGGATTCTGCGAGAAGCCCAGGGCAAGAGCCCGTTCCAGCGTGATCACGCCGGTGGGGTTCTCGGCGGGCATTTCCTCCGGATCCGCGGGCGGAGAAGAAGAAAACGCGACTCCGGATAATGCCGGCAGAACCAGCAGGATAAACATGATCCATAGTCGTCTGTCTGAAAACATGAAGTTCTCCTGAAAATAATCGTTTGTAAAATACCGTCATGTCCGGCTCGCGGGCTTGTGCGCGAAAAACCGACGGACACTCCGGCAACAGGAACCTGACGGGTGGTGATTTATCCGGTGGTATGAAATTGGATTACTTCGGAAAACTTCAAATCAGCAAAACGGTAGTGCGGAGCGATTCGTGAACGGAGTGGGTGCAAAGAAAAAAGGAAGAGAAAAAAAATCCGCTGCCCGGACAAGGCGGGCAAACGACTCCGGAGGTGAGCGCGGAAAGGCAGGGGTCAGGCATGATCTGCCCGCTTCCGCTGCTTGGAATCGCGGCATGTTCCGTTGCTTCTCTGGACAGGGGAATATCCACGCAGTAACAGGAAGACGGGTCTTGCGGCTGTTCGCCGGGCCGGGTGCAGGAAGCGCATCCCTCCTGGCCTTTGAACTCAATTTCGACCTGTCCGGCACTCCGGTAACAGAGCACGAGGTCGCCCGCGTGGCT harbors:
- a CDS encoding efflux RND transporter periplasmic adaptor subunit gives rise to the protein MKKLPLIIAVLALLMAAGVGFSLINNHAESSSGRPADEHAEAAHEHADTHDHCAAGETSDLDRTLEDLWAAVCEHDIPHYTCDECRYELGVVKLSDQIFFADGRDGLVSTALPEERTMGRPLSLTGEVVTNDLKSVRAASVVSGVIRKIMTDIGGRVSRGEALFEIDSPEAAEARADYLKKAAAATLAGRTAEREAGLFAKKIAAEVEVLEARNRQMEAEIELAGSRSRLERMGLSAGDIESLAAASPAAVNGILRIPAAIDGMVLERFAGPGDRVEAGQEVMLVSDISEVWINADIREADAQSLSLSGGPIPCEIRSPGGNGVVLPGTLEAVSGKMDETTRTIRARVSVKNPDGRLRPGMFVNVDVISRTAGTAVLAVPDRAVLSDEGRTFVFVHKDGEYWVRRPVETGDSSGGFTEIRQGLARDQAVIADGSFLLKSDVLREKMGAGCAD
- a CDS encoding antibiotic biosynthesis monooxygenase; translation: MLAKILIKRHFKQEFTPEVIELLHNLRGAALTQPGYISGETLTRPGDPCRMLVIGTWQSLDSWHQWQKNERRRELDAELDILLEEPATYEEYVVGWSKT
- a CDS encoding BadF/BadG/BcrA/BcrD ATPase family protein, coding for MHRAVAGRACSLALKINYRPPAAIVGGVAKNTGVMHHLRQLLSSEITPLPVDPGIVGAMGAALLARNPLSK
- a CDS encoding rubrerythrin family protein; protein product: MKEKTRSNVYTAFVGEAKAYFRLLAYAEKAEQEEIPQMALLFRAIAEAERVHATRQLSLVKDLVVKDTDTNLENSFQREKTVSENVYPDFIKDAEDEGETVAAQVFSHARDAESYHAKLYERAIYDVIKDKVSAYYVCQVCGYVSDKKAPDNCPVCGAPKEKFKTVGEGA
- a CDS encoding pyruvate formate lyase family protein, whose protein sequence is MCFESLQQKKAAMTDIHPFNQCYKDLILNADYEICLERAKYYTESFRQTEGQHPSIRAARALHHTLSHMALYLLDGEQIAGNRSSKTLGVVLPVERGDVNVILDMELDPLLKRNRQPFHIDPEDRRILEQDILPYWKGRTVRDRKKTAWKVNGLDFKPAINPFSLIKRKKALNLGRLRKFTGVPGTGLGYALKGMQEVLHNNPAMVMNVFDVQGHLILGLRNILAEGFAGVKARAERRLEQARRENDADGAGFLEGVIISCEAIEVLANRFAALAADKAAASPDPENKARLLAMADRCRHVPMNPPRNFHEAVQAMWLTLVGGLVSHGMVGILAIGRFDQYLYPWYAQDKAAGTLTGDQALRLMEELLIKCAANLMILPYVGKNTGNELGSDSCVPTVGGVDADGRDAANELSGIILDAFANVKSLGNSFTIRLSEKNPDWFWKKALATFRRTSGAALFNDEMVVRALECCGMPTAEARNYGVIGCVEPTGDGDTFGCTSGNDISLAAAVEMALNNGRLRVMGKRIGPATGDARKFTTFDDLMNAFKQQVAFMVDTVARAVNLKDEVYGREFHNPYISATLTGCVDNARDMTRGGAKYNFASISGRGLGTAVDSLAAVRDMVFDRKLLTMPALLDMLDANFENQEVFRQRLLHQAPKYGADNPGADAIAAEVCAFFCDQVTARRSIRNGPFRPSFFSYGMHVLEGLYIGALPNGRKAGEPVSNSLSPSNGTEKKGPTGVLRSVSRLDHSKISNGLAVNIKLSPALFAGEERLNKMVALIKGYFTEGGMELSPNVVSNRTLKEAQLHPEDYKDLVVRVSGYSALFTDLGKPLQDEIISRTEFGEI
- a CDS encoding alkylmercury lyase family protein, which produces MATLSDTALQVRKTLMDHILAHGTCPAVAELSRRHNMTVEAMSAILHDLEAALVVALQTEAHARQETFQDEPVDGGLPKAGEIFYVRPFAAFKNHYRISVDGVQKWYGECAVECCGISSMFPGKEVVVESRCRQTGEPVRLVGRDGALINFSPATLVVHFGFPLRKLPDNVVGWCDFNSFFASEAAARDWQNNHPGVKGALRDPETTARFVGIVAEGRLDYDYKLTLPLSRMVFQPRRHGFTKQIPGLGFHFFDPFFLPTPGMLLSMRRHGLKPFMRITF
- a CDS encoding CusA/CzcA family heavy metal efflux RND transporter: MTKLFEGILRFRFLTLTVTGLIILVGTLAWTRLPIDAFPDVTTVQVMVLTEAEGLSAADIEQQVTYPIEQQMGGVPGMVSVRSLSKAGLSQVSVVFEDDVDIYFARQQVFERIQLARSSLPPAVEPELGPISTGLGEIFQYTLDSESLSSMELRSLQDFLVAPRLKPLRGVNEVNSFGGFVRQYHVLVNPDALLKYNLTLRDVVEAVGNNNANAAGGVIVRGDEQTYIRGLGQLTGIGDIAGIVISAHDGIPVHVGDVAAVEIGPQPRQGAVTRDGKGEAVAGMVIMLRGENSKDVVARVKAAIPEIQNSLPAGARINVFYDRTALIEACIHTVMKALTEGAVFVIFILFLFVAEFRTALIVVASLPLTFLASFIIMGWAGISSNLMSLGGLAFSVGMVVDASIVIVENIRRHFAEQTDNGLRRQIVVEALREVARPVAFSILIIVIVLVPLFTLQGIEGKMFLPLTLTMIIAILVSLVVALTIVPVLSEMVLKQEREKQFSFIRKFHNGYLRLLTAARKKTKLTVGLSLLSILFAALLIPRIGTEFIPHLDEGAIAVNVVRLPNASLDGSRDVATFMEKRLLKNFPEVVTVISKTGRAEISEDPMGPEQTDLFIMLKPVKAWKTGRTKTELVDAIQKELSTVPGVRLSFSQPIALRVNELISGVKSDLAVKIYGEDLEKLKGFSDRIAGKLNAVPGARDVRVEQVSGMEQIEIAYNRREMARFGINVADINEVVETALAGRVATQVAEGQKRIAAVVKFPEHVRNDMTAIAGLMVPGAGGARVPLNRIADIATVEGPAQITREKGMRRVAVEVNIRGRDLGGFVAEVKEQLAGMERELPAGYFLEYGGQFENQQRAMRRLAIVVPIALVLILLLLYLALGSIRDSLLVILNLPFALVGGVIAIWVFGMPLSVSAAVSFIVLLGIAVQNGVVLMSFFSQLRQSGKSVAETVRIGCDLRFRPLLMTALTSFIGHLPMLYATGSGADIQKPLAVVVMGGLVTSTVLTLIVLPTIYDWLESGRKSAGSL
- a CDS encoding GMC family oxidoreductase, with the protein product MARIETDVVVVGTGPGGATVARQLAGQGRDVVLVERGTWNQWAVGRYASLLTINKLVRPRGGGLMARGITVGGSSVVYNGNAYDPPSWLKTELGIDLSEETRQTKEELMIAPLPESFYRKWPCTLRLVEAAADVGIQLVPQQKFIDPGKCHPSCDDCMLGCRRGAKWTARSYVQEGEQNGARLFTGAFVDRVIIENGAARGIFVKSPHVDEIRANKIVISAGGIGTPAILLRSGIKKAGEGFFIDPMNVVYAIGRELGPKNEMTFCFASEQFVETEGFLVGTIGALPVFGNKMLRLAKSMGTAAVTGRLPRVMGMFTKIGDSPGGTISIREKITKPYLPEDRERFVRGTEACKKIMLKAGADPDTFMVDHNVGGHPGGTAAIGRVVDDHLEAFAAKNLFVCDASVFPRSPGRPPTLTLIALARHLAKTL